Within the Salvia hispanica cultivar TCC Black 2014 chromosome 4, UniMelb_Shisp_WGS_1.0, whole genome shotgun sequence genome, the region GTTCAGCATATTGTTGTTGCCTTTTTAGATAACGGCCTCTTAATTTTAGGAAGTGTATTTGTGTTTtactttacttatttatttattcctGATCATATTGttttccttctcttcttcATGTCTATTCTTCGTTCAGTATTCTACTTCGATTGCTCCTTTTCcagtagtatttttgttgtttatcATATCAATGTCGTgtgttatattaaaattagtactacattatataaaattcGGGAtcaacattccactaattttttccattcatttttcttcacatttatttaaaattgcaCCGAATCAAAGAAGGATTTTAAATCTTGGGAGGACTGGCAATTTTtggcacgacacgataacacgatACGAAcccgcacgaaattaatgtgtttgtgtcaaagcttattgagttcgtgtcgttatcgtgccgacacgataacgacacgaaaaTTTCGCGTCATGTTCGTGTTACACATTAAgtatactataatattatttcgtgtcatgttcgtgttacacgttaaatatatataacattaattttatttttatttattttaaaaattttaaaattttaaagtttaaaattaaaattaaatttttcatattagaaataatattaatatattataatattattattatagtgttgttatcgtgttgtgtcataatatatgtgttgttatcgtatcgtgttgacccgaagtggttcgtgtcgttaatgggtttgtgtcgtgttcgtgtctgagggtgGCGGGTCGTGTTCATGTTCGTGTTTGGAGTTTTCTTAACGTGTCGTTTTCGtctttgttgttatcgtgtcgtgtcgacacgataacgacacaacacgcacgatttgccacccctagaGGCAATAGTACTCCCTTAGTGAAAAAATgtcttaattttgtcattttctttaatGCTTGTCGACACCAAAAATTACTCTGCTCTTGGGGtttggatcccctgctgtgctAAAAGCCACATCAGGGGGTGCTGTGCTCTAAtacacacatattttattcataaaaaatgatgttaaaatattaattttgtttaatactccctccgtcccaataaatatggaacatttggtttccggcacgagattttatgtagtgttgttttgtgagttgatgaagagagagtaaagtaggagagagagaagtagacagagtgatgtttccattttaggaaacgtttcatttttagtgggacaacccaaaaaggaaaatgttgcatttctaatgggacagagggagtataaaataattgctTGTTTGGAACAGCACCCCTGCTGTGGCTTTGagcacagcaggggatccagATCCCTGCTCTTGTCATGGTCGCACATGCAATCGTGGGATGGAAGCAATAGTACTCCCTTAGTAATTCTGGttcttcttcaatttaaattagacGTATTGTCAATTTAAATTGGATGTTGCAGCTTAAATgggatattttcttttttggctaCATTTAACTCTGAACATTTTCGTCGATTATATTACATCGACCTAGCACATAAACATTTTTCCTATCAATTTCTTAtcaaattctttttcttcatggTCTTTTCCCCCTGTTGTTTTTGCAACAATGTAAGATTACGAAATCAATCATGCTAacacaaattaattagtgaGGCCAAGTGGCCaactataaaatattcaaataaatactactgTCTGTATTTGTAACTTCAATTAGGAAAATCttgtagtaatattattaGGAAAATGGTGTCCTCCCACTTCTTAATGGTTGGctttattatactactattaactAATGGAGTAATGATTAGAGTACTAGCGTGACTCACGTGTTTCTATATGAGCAACTAATGCAGTAATTATTAGAGTACTAGCGTGACTCGCGTGTTTCTATATGAGCAACTGAGAAAAAGTCAAGAGCCGCTCTTTATTTGATGCAATCAAACTTATATAAAATGAAGGATCCAATATCAACTTACAACTACTAAAagctcaaaataaattttgtagaTATGAAGGTTTTCATTCTGTGCTTCTTAGGTGTTGTGCTTGGATGCTGCATAAAGCAAGCTAATGCTTCAGTTCGAAGCTTAAGATTTGAAGTaagtatataaaaagattgattttcttattttttcagcaTTTCATTAGAGATAAATTGGTCTAAATTTGAACTTGTTTCAGGTGGTAAGTTCTGATCACACAAGGCTATGCACCAAAAAGCCATTGCTCACCGTAAACGGACAATTCCCGGGGCCAACCATATATGCCCGGAGGGGAGATCTTGTCACAGTCGATATTGTTAATCATTCCgataaaaatataaccatCCACTGGTAAATGTATCTCATAATGTTCATAAATACGGTAAAGAGCATTAGtgaaattatatatgaatggtagtaattgattatatatagGCATGGAGTAAAAATGCCGAGATATCCATGGTCGGATGGAACCGATTATGTGACCCAGTGCCCAATTCAACCCGGCAAAAACTTTACCCAACAGATGATCCTCTCCGACGAGGAAGGCACATTGTGGTGGCACGCTCATAGCGATTGGTCGAGAAATACCGTCCACGGCGCAATTGTCATCCTACCTCCGGCGAGGGAGACTTATCCTTTCCCCAAGCCTCATGCTCATGTTCCCATAATCATTGGTATAGTATCTCAATATTTGTATGTAAATTCAATTTGTTGAGATAATCACACTTATATATTGCAGGAGAGTGGTGGAATGCTAAGGTTGAAACAGTGTACAAGGAATTCCTGGCCCATGGACTAAATCCCCAAGCATCCGATGCTGTCCTCATCAACGGCCAACCCGGCGATTTTTATCCATGCTCCAAACAAGGTTAAATTTATTGTCACGAGTTCAAACCAAGTTGATCtgtaatagtaaaaattaatttaaacaattaatttattcatttttggtGCAGATACATACAAATTGCAAGTGGAATATGGGAAAAGGTACCTAATCAGATTAATTAGCAATGTGATGGAAACCCAAATGTTCTTCAAAATCGGCAACCACAACTTCACCGTAGTGGGCATTGATGGCGCCTACACGAAACCACTACATACAGATTATGTAGCGATTTCGCCAGGCCAAACCATAGATTTGCTTCTAGAAGCCAACCAGCCACCAAGCCATTACTACATGGCGGCCAGAGTGTACGCCACTGTCAGGAAATTCGTGAAGAAAATCCCTGCCACTGGAATAATCGAGTATGTCGGAAACTACACTCCGCCTCCATCACCGCTGCTTCCATCCTTCCCCGAAGTCAATGACTCGGCTGCAACGATCGGCTTCACAGAGCAACTAAAGAGCCTAGGCAACAACGTGGACGTCCCTAAGGAAGTCGACGAAACCTTCTTCTACACTCTCTCAGTGAACGTGTTTCCCTGTACCGAACCTTCTTGCTTCGCACCCTTCAGGGTGCACGCGAGCGTCAACAATTTGACATTTTTGCTTCCGAGTAACGTCGACATTCTCACAGCTTATTACAAGCAGATTAATGGAGTTTACACTACTGATTTCCCCGACTTCCCGCCAACATCTTTCAACTACGCGCAAGACGATCCGGAGAAGAGAGCATCCGCGTTCGGAACAGCGGTTCGTATGTTGGAGTATAACACGACGGTGGAAGTGATTTTCCAAGGGACCAACTTCGGCGATGGCGTTGATCATCCCATGCATTTACACGGATACAGCTTCTACGTTGTCGGTTCCGGGTTAGGGAACTTCAACAAGTCCCGGGATCCGCCCAACTATAACCTTGTCGACCCGCCATTGATGGAAACCATCGCGGTGCCAAGAAATGGATGGACCGCTATAAGATTTAAGGCGAACAATCCAGGTATGCAAGAATAGATGTGGGGTTTATACACtaaatgcttttttttttatattattattattattattaattgacTGGTCTTTTGAGATGAGCTCGTGTGTAATATGTTGCAGGAGTGTGGTACATGCATTGTCATTTCGAGCGGCACCTGAGTTGGGGGATGGAAATGGTGTTTATTGTCAAGGATGGGAAACTCCCGCATGAGAAGATGCTGCCGCCACCGCCGGATATGCCACGTTGCGGCCGAGAAGACTCATCTCCTCCTCTTGTATTTGGTGATCCTCAT harbors:
- the LOC125221782 gene encoding laccase-14-like, coding for MKVFILCFLGVVLGCCIKQANASVRSLRFEVVSSDHTRLCTKKPLLTVNGQFPGPTIYARRGDLVTVDIVNHSDKNITIHWHGVKMPRYPWSDGTDYVTQCPIQPGKNFTQQMILSDEEGTLWWHAHSDWSRNTVHGAIVILPPARETYPFPKPHAHVPIIIGEWWNAKVETVYKEFLAHGLNPQASDAVLINGQPGDFYPCSKQDTYKLQVEYGKRYLIRLISNVMETQMFFKIGNHNFTVVGIDGAYTKPLHTDYVAISPGQTIDLLLEANQPPSHYYMAARVYATVRKFVKKIPATGIIEYVGNYTPPPSPLLPSFPEVNDSAATIGFTEQLKSLGNNVDVPKEVDETFFYTLSVNVFPCTEPSCFAPFRVHASVNNLTFLLPSNVDILTAYYKQINGVYTTDFPDFPPTSFNYAQDDPEKRASAFGTAVRMLEYNTTVEVIFQGTNFGDGVDHPMHLHGYSFYVVGSGLGNFNKSRDPPNYNLVDPPLMETIAVPRNGWTAIRFKANNPGVWYMHCHFERHLSWGMEMVFIVKDGKLPHEKMLPPPPDMPRCGREDSSPPLVFGDPHSTMGKRDEAQ